Proteins encoded together in one Elusimicrobiota bacterium window:
- a CDS encoding Ppx/GppA family phosphatase has protein sequence MRLALIDLGTNAVRFDVVAISMDGAVRRLHRERLAVRLGEGVFQTGRLSPAAMARTLAAFQSFRKTCRTLRVERVTAFGTSALRDSANSQIFLEGLKRKTGFEIRVISGREEARLIAQGILPHEKKNAKGVIALVDIGGGSVEITLCRGRKILRSHSFKLGAARLQQVFLKTVPPVSTGGEDSPVKKLRRHARSLLADGAPRGGWPKVTRIIGSAGTIRALDGIHRTAGGDNLTAKNLRRWADKFSLLSRKQLARVPGMDPKRIDTLLAGAVVLEEVSRALNAGRVEPTDFSLRDGMLEEERAVVRRGAGTAMEFHLKDVFERACRWGLAPRYLRHVEGFARVLFDQLGPLHRLGGAWRDYLVAAAWLQDVGEGVNPVHHERHSYYMIKNGDFPGLEDWALEFIGQLVLWHKGGKVVRKDIPFKDSTRRGAFFRLLALLRIVDALEKPQSHLVTLCAVRRERGRVGLDLAGERSSVDLAVLRVEQKKELFEKVFHRSLSARSPL, from the coding sequence ATGCGTCTCGCTCTGATTGATTTGGGAACCAACGCGGTTCGGTTTGATGTGGTGGCTATTTCTATGGACGGCGCGGTTCGTCGTCTTCATCGGGAGCGATTGGCCGTTCGGTTGGGGGAAGGGGTTTTTCAAACGGGACGTCTTTCCCCAGCGGCCATGGCACGCACGTTAGCCGCTTTCCAAAGTTTTCGGAAGACCTGTCGAACATTGCGGGTTGAGCGGGTGACCGCCTTCGGTACCAGCGCCTTGCGGGATTCGGCGAACAGCCAGATTTTTTTGGAGGGACTTAAACGAAAAACCGGGTTTGAGATTCGGGTGATTTCAGGCCGGGAAGAAGCGCGCCTGATCGCCCAAGGGATATTGCCCCATGAAAAGAAAAACGCCAAAGGGGTGATCGCTTTGGTGGACATCGGTGGGGGGAGCGTGGAAATCACCCTTTGCCGCGGGCGAAAGATTCTCCGCTCCCACAGTTTCAAATTGGGAGCGGCTCGCCTCCAACAGGTCTTTTTGAAAACGGTTCCTCCGGTGTCCACGGGGGGGGAGGATTCCCCCGTTAAAAAACTCCGTCGTCACGCGCGAAGTCTTTTGGCGGACGGCGCTCCCCGGGGGGGATGGCCGAAAGTCACCCGGATCATTGGATCGGCCGGAACCATCCGTGCCCTGGACGGGATTCACCGGACCGCTGGGGGGGACAACCTGACGGCCAAGAACCTGCGTCGTTGGGCGGATAAATTTTCTCTCCTTTCACGGAAACAATTGGCCCGCGTGCCTGGCATGGACCCCAAACGGATCGACACCCTCCTGGCGGGGGCGGTGGTGCTGGAGGAAGTTTCTCGAGCCCTGAACGCTGGGCGAGTGGAACCCACGGACTTTTCTCTTCGCGACGGGATGCTGGAGGAAGAAAGGGCGGTCGTTCGTCGGGGCGCGGGTACAGCAATGGAATTCCATCTCAAAGATGTCTTTGAACGCGCTTGCCGATGGGGGCTGGCCCCGCGGTATCTCCGGCATGTGGAGGGATTCGCGCGGGTTCTCTTTGATCAATTGGGTCCGCTCCATCGGTTGGGGGGCGCCTGGCGGGATTATTTGGTGGCCGCCGCCTGGCTCCAGGACGTTGGGGAAGGTGTGAATCCTGTTCACCACGAGCGGCATTCCTACTACATGATTAAGAACGGGGATTTTCCTGGGTTGGAGGATTGGGCGTTGGAGTTTATCGGTCAATTGGTTTTATGGCATAAAGGGGGGAAAGTAGTCCGAAAGGATATTCCTTTCAAGGACTCGACTCGTCGAGGCGCGTTTTTTCGATTGTTGGCCCTTTTGCGGATCGTGGACGCTTTAGAGAAACCGCAGTCTCACTTGGTGACCCTCTGTGCCGTGCGGCGGGAAAGGGGGCGCGTCGGTTTGGATTTAGCCGGAGAACGATCCTCCGTGGATTTGGCTGTCCTTCGGGTGGAACAAAAGAAAGAACTCTTTGAGAAAGTGTTTCATCGGTCACTTTCCGCTCGATCCCCTCTTTAG
- a CDS encoding tetratricopeptide repeat protein: protein MSKKKKKTAALAKKNAASASPTPTGSRARLWMVGVLVVVGFLLYGNTLHSPFILDDVHKIQTNPDIRIERLSQVFSKLIYPYTENTSFVRNDPSRPVTFLTYTLNYYFGKLDPFGYRLVNLLGHIGVGIFLFFLTRRLFFLLFEKEQVGTSFLIALFFIVHPVNTIVALYTFNRADILAALASLGALLLFIGPKPHTRWRVAGAIALFMMGLGSKQSVAMLPFIFLLTDYVVVHRCRWEPFRSRIRVHFPFWIVLALYFVGRIAYFGAIGDLEAESPWPRGNYLITQIYSVVRYLQFILFPTGLSLDHMPQQYTSVMDPTILLSLGVLAILAGLTWLAVRRGTAVSSLVLFSVLWFAFQLAPTSSILPTTTALAENRLYLAQYGILLLLALGYGTIFRIHFNQQVAPKTRGLFFSLLGVHLALFGGLAYNRGLLFNDPIRLWNDVLRVYPTQPRANYCLGVLHFEKKDIDRALTYYEKTVKLDPTYAEAYNNMGMIYANRWETEKGIEYFSKSVEAKPREKSYCNLGRAYASLKKYPEALAALERALAINPSSSLAYTLIGRLWYDQGDLLKAQENLQKAYRYAPNFHELRNNMALVSLADKKYEEALEHLHKAIESQPQYAEAHYNSAMAYAKMGQPEKSREFFDKACSLDPQYIFKPVQPGAGPLGGGAMQLPPNIEKYLQSLSAPGN from the coding sequence ATGTCCAAAAAGAAAAAAAAGACAGCGGCCCTAGCAAAAAAAAACGCGGCATCAGCGTCTCCCACGCCAACCGGCTCACGGGCCCGGCTCTGGATGGTCGGGGTGCTGGTGGTGGTGGGATTCCTCCTTTATGGAAACACGCTCCATTCCCCGTTTATTCTGGACGATGTTCATAAAATCCAAACCAATCCGGATATCCGTATCGAACGGCTTTCCCAGGTCTTTTCCAAACTCATCTACCCCTACACAGAAAACACGTCTTTCGTTCGGAACGATCCGTCACGCCCCGTCACCTTTCTGACCTATACACTGAATTATTATTTCGGAAAACTGGATCCGTTCGGCTACCGCCTCGTCAATTTGCTGGGCCATATCGGCGTGGGGATATTCCTGTTTTTCCTCACCCGACGCTTATTTTTCCTTTTGTTTGAAAAAGAACAGGTGGGAACCTCTTTTCTTATCGCGCTCTTCTTTATCGTTCATCCGGTGAACACCATTGTGGCCCTCTACACGTTTAACCGGGCCGATATTTTGGCCGCTCTCGCCTCCCTGGGGGCGCTCTTACTCTTTATCGGCCCGAAGCCCCACACCCGGTGGAGAGTCGCGGGAGCGATCGCGCTCTTTATGATGGGACTCGGATCAAAACAGTCGGTGGCCATGCTGCCCTTTATTTTCCTGTTGACGGATTATGTGGTGGTTCATCGGTGCCGATGGGAACCCTTCCGTTCACGAATCCGTGTTCATTTTCCCTTTTGGATTGTTCTGGCGCTCTATTTCGTTGGGCGGATCGCGTATTTCGGTGCGATCGGGGACCTCGAGGCAGAGTCGCCCTGGCCGAGAGGGAATTATTTGATCACCCAGATCTATTCGGTGGTGCGCTATCTCCAGTTCATCCTCTTCCCCACGGGATTGTCCCTCGACCATATGCCCCAACAGTACACCTCCGTGATGGATCCCACGATTCTTCTCTCCTTGGGCGTTTTGGCGATACTCGCGGGACTGACATGGCTAGCGGTGAGACGTGGCACGGCGGTCTCTTCTTTGGTTTTATTTTCTGTCCTGTGGTTTGCCTTTCAGCTTGCTCCCACGTCATCGATTTTGCCCACCACGACCGCCCTTGCCGAAAACCGCCTCTATCTGGCGCAGTATGGGATTTTGCTCTTGCTCGCTCTCGGGTACGGCACAATTTTTCGAATCCATTTCAATCAACAGGTGGCCCCAAAAACGAGGGGGCTTTTCTTTTCGCTCTTGGGGGTGCACTTGGCGCTCTTTGGTGGACTCGCGTATAACCGCGGGCTTTTGTTTAACGATCCGATTCGTCTGTGGAATGACGTGCTTCGGGTTTACCCCACCCAACCGCGCGCGAACTACTGCCTTGGCGTTTTGCACTTCGAGAAAAAGGACATTGACCGAGCGCTCACTTACTACGAAAAAACGGTGAAACTCGATCCCACGTATGCGGAGGCCTATAACAATATGGGAATGATCTACGCCAACCGTTGGGAAACAGAGAAAGGCATCGAATATTTTTCAAAATCCGTGGAAGCGAAACCACGAGAGAAGTCCTACTGCAATTTGGGGAGGGCCTACGCCTCACTCAAAAAGTATCCCGAAGCGTTGGCCGCGCTCGAAAGAGCGCTTGCGATCAACCCGTCCTCCTCTTTGGCGTACACCCTGATCGGGCGGTTGTGGTATGACCAGGGAGATCTCCTTAAAGCCCAAGAGAACTTGCAGAAAGCCTATCGCTATGCCCCGAACTTTCATGAACTTCGCAACAACATGGCCCTGGTTTCTCTGGCCGACAAAAAATATGAGGAAGCCCTGGAGCACCTCCACAAAGCCATCGAGTCACAACCCCAGTACGCCGAAGCCCACTACAATAGTGCGATGGCCTACGCCAAAATGGGACAACCAGAAAAATCGCGGGAATTTTTCGATAAAGCGTGCTCCCTTGACCCCCAATATATTTTCAAGCCCGTTCAACCGGGAGCGGGACCTCTGGGGGGAGGAGCCATGCAACTTCCCCCCAACATCGAAAAATATCTTCAATCCTTGAGTGCCCCCGGGAATTAA
- a CDS encoding type II toxin-antitoxin system VapC family toxin, with the protein MSGFLIDTNVISELVKPKPHPHVVRWMNDVDEDTLFLSVLTLGEIRKGIALLPQSHRKSHLGTWLEKDLPERFLGRVLPLTDRIADRWGLIAARTQSLKKPVHVIDSLMAATALDHNLIFVTRNTRDLEPTGVPLQNPWE; encoded by the coding sequence ATGAGCGGTTTTTTGATCGACACCAACGTCATTTCCGAATTGGTCAAACCCAAACCACACCCGCATGTCGTTCGTTGGATGAATGACGTGGATGAAGACACGCTCTTCTTGAGCGTATTGACTTTAGGTGAAATCCGAAAAGGGATAGCCCTTCTCCCCCAAAGCCATCGAAAATCCCATTTGGGGACCTGGTTGGAAAAGGACCTTCCGGAACGGTTCTTGGGTCGCGTTCTCCCCCTCACAGATCGGATTGCCGATCGATGGGGATTAATAGCCGCGCGGACCCAATCCCTAAAAAAACCGGTTCACGTCATTGACAGTCTTATGGCCGCAACCGCTCTTGATCACAACCTTATCTTTGTCACTCGAAACACGCGCGATCTGGAACCGACAGGTGTCCCGCTTCAAAACCCCTGGGAGTAA
- a CDS encoding biopolymer transporter ExbD, which translates to MKVHLGSHKKKRLITEINMVPFIDVVLVLLIIFMIVSPFIAQSQVPVNLPRAAGQPGDNDNPLRVKITRDGDYYIGDQRVLRNNFGKSLDQALSQNERRAVLIEADRDVSFKNVILALDAAQKIKGAKVGVAVLPTEEAPDEANTP; encoded by the coding sequence ATGAAAGTCCATCTGGGTTCCCACAAAAAGAAGCGCCTCATCACGGAAATCAATATGGTTCCCTTTATTGACGTGGTGCTGGTTCTTCTCATTATTTTCATGATTGTCTCCCCTTTCATCGCCCAATCCCAGGTGCCGGTCAATCTGCCCCGGGCCGCCGGCCAACCGGGAGACAACGACAACCCCCTCCGGGTCAAGATTACCCGGGACGGAGACTATTACATCGGCGACCAACGCGTTCTTCGCAATAACTTTGGCAAAAGCTTGGACCAAGCCCTGTCCCAAAACGAACGACGGGCGGTTCTCATTGAGGCGGACCGGGATGTCTCGTTTAAGAACGTGATTTTGGCTTTAGACGCGGCGCAAAAAATAAAAGGCGCCAAGGTGGGCGTCGCTGTCCTTCCGACGGAAGAGGCCCCGGACGAGGCCAACACCCCCTGA
- a CDS encoding MotA/TolQ/ExbB proton channel family protein produces the protein MMSTFDFKNTLLIGWPILSVLLVFSILTVSIFFECTSLHRRIRAALDLPENIPPLKPLFDRAEQRLAVLGTLANAAPFVGLLGTVLGIIRAFHTISQASGGGGGMALVAGGISEALFATAAGLGVAIPASMLFNYFTFHNEKLMERAEAE, from the coding sequence ATGATGTCAACCTTTGATTTCAAAAATACCCTACTGATTGGCTGGCCGATCTTATCCGTGTTGCTTGTTTTTTCCATTCTTACGGTTTCGATCTTCTTTGAATGCACCTCCTTGCACCGACGCATTCGCGCCGCTTTAGATCTACCCGAAAACATTCCGCCCCTTAAACCTCTCTTCGATCGGGCGGAACAGCGGTTGGCGGTTTTGGGAACGTTGGCCAACGCCGCGCCTTTCGTTGGACTCTTGGGTACCGTACTCGGCATCATCCGCGCCTTTCATACGATCAGCCAGGCCTCCGGTGGAGGGGGCGGAATGGCGTTGGTCGCGGGCGGAATTTCCGAAGCCCTCTTTGCAACGGCGGCGGGCCTGGGCGTGGCGATCCCGGCCAGTATGCTCTTTAACTATTTCACATTCCATAACGAGAAACTCATGGAGCGAGCGGAAGCGGAGTAA
- a CDS encoding TIGR01777 family oxidoreductase yields the protein MKLLVSGGTGLIGGGLVDSLRKENHKVTLLTRRASVSAPHILWDPHLERVDPRLLEGFDAVVHLAGENIAAGRWTSKVKDRILKSRSKGTAFLANTLAGLTRPPKVLISASAIGIYGDRGEESLNEESPPGTGFLAEVCRAWESSSAPAAAKGIRVAALRFGVVLSPRGGALQKMLLPFRLGLGGKIGTGRQWWSWVSLMDVIGGIRHVLETDFISGPVNVTAPSPVTNAEFTKALGRALHRPTLFPLPAFMAKMVLGEMAESLLLASARVEPKKLLSSGYVFRHSTLAGALTDLLKS from the coding sequence ATGAAATTATTGGTATCGGGTGGAACGGGATTGATCGGCGGCGGATTGGTGGACAGCCTTCGAAAGGAGAATCACAAGGTCACTCTTCTCACCCGAAGGGCCTCCGTGTCGGCGCCCCATATCCTTTGGGATCCCCACCTGGAGCGGGTGGATCCGCGTTTGTTGGAGGGCTTCGACGCGGTCGTTCATTTGGCGGGGGAAAACATTGCGGCAGGGCGGTGGACTTCTAAGGTCAAAGATCGAATTTTGAAAAGCCGGTCTAAAGGGACAGCTTTTTTAGCCAACACCTTGGCCGGCTTGACTCGCCCGCCCAAGGTGTTGATCAGCGCTTCGGCCATTGGGATCTATGGCGATCGCGGAGAGGAATCTCTGAACGAAGAGAGTCCCCCGGGGACTGGGTTTTTGGCGGAAGTCTGTCGGGCGTGGGAGTCGTCCAGTGCCCCCGCGGCGGCGAAAGGAATTCGGGTGGCGGCCCTTCGGTTTGGCGTCGTCCTCAGCCCCCGGGGGGGGGCGCTCCAAAAAATGCTCCTTCCCTTCCGGCTCGGTTTGGGAGGAAAAATTGGGACCGGTCGGCAATGGTGGAGTTGGGTAAGCCTGATGGACGTGATCGGAGGGATTCGGCATGTCCTGGAAACGGATTTTATCTCTGGGCCCGTGAATGTTACCGCCCCCTCTCCTGTGACGAACGCGGAGTTCACCAAGGCCTTGGGCCGGGCCCTTCACCGCCCGACGCTCTTTCCCTTGCCCGCCTTCATGGCCAAAATGGTTTTGGGTGAAATGGCCGAATCCCTGCTCTTGGCCAGTGCCCGGGTTGAACCAAAAAAGCTTCTTTCAAGTGGATATGTCTTCCGTCACTCAACCCTTGCGGGAGCTCTGACTGACCTGTTGAAATCTTAA
- a CDS encoding TonB family protein encodes MATSNDRGDPGVIRYLAYSSVIHGLILGVLFIFLYRPERPQAYYGFQFLGGQSGFGTGRLEPAPAPAPSRPEASVAPATTPIEELPPAIEELPPASEDPNRVAIESKTDAKIKGIPAPKPAEKNPAIKGGTKGARGNSPLGHGDFQGSKTGPVGGVGTSLEIGGFGPGGGGGANNQFPFKWYGELVYKRLWEAWDRTDAGTRECKVAFKILKDGNISSLKVTNSSGDFLFDNTAKRAVSAAAPFPPLPDGFKESVLPILVRFRLQ; translated from the coding sequence ATGGCAACATCAAATGATCGAGGGGACCCCGGCGTGATTCGCTATTTGGCCTATTCCTCCGTCATCCACGGATTGATACTGGGGGTCCTTTTCATTTTCCTCTACCGGCCGGAACGACCACAAGCCTATTACGGGTTTCAGTTCCTGGGAGGCCAATCCGGATTCGGCACCGGACGATTGGAACCCGCTCCCGCCCCAGCCCCTTCTCGACCCGAAGCCTCCGTTGCCCCAGCCACCACGCCCATAGAAGAGCTTCCTCCGGCAATAGAAGAGCTTCCTCCGGCATCGGAAGACCCAAATCGCGTGGCGATAGAATCAAAAACGGACGCAAAAATAAAGGGAATTCCTGCGCCGAAACCCGCCGAGAAAAACCCTGCCATCAAGGGGGGGACCAAGGGAGCCCGCGGTAACTCCCCCTTAGGGCACGGTGATTTCCAAGGGTCCAAAACTGGACCTGTGGGGGGAGTGGGGACATCCCTTGAAATTGGGGGGTTTGGACCCGGCGGTGGGGGTGGCGCTAATAATCAGTTTCCGTTTAAATGGTATGGCGAACTGGTTTACAAACGGCTCTGGGAAGCCTGGGACCGAACCGACGCGGGAACGCGGGAGTGCAAAGTCGCGTTTAAAATTCTTAAAGACGGGAATATATCTTCACTCAAAGTCACGAATTCCTCAGGGGATTTCCTTTTCGATAACACCGCCAAACGGGCCGTTTCCGCCGCCGCCCCGTTCCCCCCCCTTCCCGATGGGTTCAAAGAATCTGTTCTCCCCATTCTCGTCCGATTCCGATTGCAATAA
- the pstB gene encoding phosphate ABC transporter ATP-binding protein gives MVETLVPPNVLAGAPVKAEVTDLSFYYGTLQVLKNITLAIPEKKVTALIGPSGCGKTTLLRCFNRMHDLYPGNRYEGSIRLSPENTNILSKEVDPIEVRMRISMVFQKANPFPKTIFENVAYGLRVRGDLKKSEIIERVERALQGAALWDEVKDRLHTLGANLSGGQQQRLCIARALVTDPEIILFDEPTSALDPIATGKVEELVAELKSRVTILIVTHNMQQAARVSDFTGFMYIGELAEFDRTEKIFTNPSNKLTEDYITGRFG, from the coding sequence ATGGTAGAAACCCTTGTTCCCCCCAACGTTTTAGCGGGAGCCCCTGTAAAAGCGGAAGTCACTGACCTCAGCTTTTATTACGGGACCTTACAGGTGTTGAAAAACATCACCCTGGCCATACCGGAAAAGAAAGTCACGGCCCTCATCGGCCCTTCCGGCTGCGGAAAAACAACCCTCCTCCGCTGTTTTAACCGCATGCACGATCTTTACCCGGGAAACCGCTATGAAGGGAGCATTCGGCTGTCCCCGGAAAACACCAACATCCTGAGCAAAGAAGTGGATCCCATCGAAGTCCGGATGCGAATCAGCATGGTGTTCCAGAAAGCCAACCCCTTTCCCAAAACAATTTTCGAAAACGTGGCTTACGGCCTCAGAGTCCGAGGCGACCTCAAAAAATCCGAAATCATTGAACGGGTGGAGAGAGCGCTCCAAGGGGCCGCCCTCTGGGACGAAGTGAAAGACCGACTTCACACTTTAGGGGCCAACCTCTCCGGAGGGCAACAACAGCGCTTGTGCATTGCCCGAGCCCTCGTCACGGATCCCGAAATCATCCTCTTTGACGAACCCACCAGTGCCCTCGACCCCATCGCCACCGGGAAAGTGGAAGAGTTGGTGGCCGAACTAAAAAGTCGGGTGACCATCTTGATCGTCACCCACAATATGCAACAAGCCGCCCGAGTTTCGGATTTCACCGGGTTCATGTACATCGGGGAATTGGCGGAGTTTGATCGGACCGAAAAGATATTTACGAACCCTTCCAACAAATTGACGGAAGATTACATTACCGGAAGGTTTGGCTAG
- the ppk1 gene encoding polyphosphate kinase 1: MPRFLPTIPHLLGFPNRPYIHRDVGVLQFNERVLAEARSSSNPLLERLKFLAITGSHMDEFFMIRYASLDRSVRFQRNRRTSRHGMNIRNTILDRVTTLVTKQEETLDHLAALLEPKGLHLVRRPPPKSDSFRIGEELFSREILPHLPAPEPFRPHQLNTLGNLKSALVFPSQLWITVSRQRAPLYLHFPEGGPFRIFFLDDLLLRHAGTALGQPERPALFRLTRDGDFPVELAEGDPTLVPDIIRSGVGSRDRGRPVRLQYGGEAALPLIEKCVAALRLSPRQAHPIPGTLHLSGLWSALNRLPETFASIPGMALPPLRPYLMGSLSRPKTLFEELQNRDILLHHPYESFEGYVNFIRAASEDPAVLSIQQTVYRTDALSPVIETLKNAASQKKRVRVVIEPRARFDEMNNLRLADELRKADVEVVFGLGRLKVHAKVALVTRKENGEERLYTHLSTGNYNAATARAYEDLAILTARPEMGDDAQIFFDALGRGEVPTGFKHIVPAPARLHRVLLQLIESEITAAKAGRSASLFAKVNALVDEGIIDSLYRASQAGVRVNLMVRGACSLIPGVKGLSDNIRVLSIVDRFLEHSRIFYFGDADRLYLSSADWMPRNFFSRLEIAFPILDDALRQFIRDVVIPIYRADTVKARELTPQGTWRKRSSGSGDPLQKKLGLPSPVRAQFCFQELARREYKNTPLCRDRRGSLS, translated from the coding sequence ATGCCCCGTTTCCTTCCGACCATTCCCCATCTGCTCGGTTTTCCGAACCGCCCTTATATCCACCGGGATGTGGGGGTCCTTCAGTTCAACGAACGTGTATTGGCGGAGGCGAGGTCCAGTTCGAACCCGCTCTTGGAACGGCTCAAATTCCTGGCGATCACGGGCTCCCATATGGACGAGTTCTTTATGATCCGTTACGCCTCCCTGGACCGCTCCGTTCGCTTCCAACGCAACCGCCGAACATCCCGCCATGGCATGAACATACGGAACACGATTCTGGATAGGGTGACCACTCTTGTGACCAAACAAGAGGAGACTCTCGATCACCTGGCGGCTCTTTTGGAACCCAAAGGCCTCCACCTGGTGAGACGCCCCCCGCCCAAGAGCGATTCGTTCCGTATCGGTGAAGAACTCTTTTCCCGGGAAATTCTCCCCCACCTCCCGGCCCCCGAACCCTTTCGCCCCCACCAATTAAACACGCTGGGGAACCTGAAAAGCGCCCTGGTGTTTCCCTCTCAGCTGTGGATCACGGTTTCACGTCAAAGGGCCCCTCTGTACCTCCACTTTCCCGAAGGAGGACCCTTTCGAATTTTTTTTCTGGACGACCTCCTGTTGCGTCACGCCGGGACGGCCCTGGGACAACCGGAGCGCCCCGCCCTGTTCCGTTTAACCCGGGATGGCGACTTCCCCGTTGAACTGGCTGAAGGAGATCCCACCTTGGTCCCGGACATCATTCGGTCGGGAGTGGGGTCTCGGGATCGCGGCCGACCCGTTCGGTTACAGTATGGAGGGGAAGCGGCCTTGCCTTTGATCGAAAAGTGCGTGGCCGCCCTGCGCCTTTCGCCCCGCCAGGCGCACCCGATCCCTGGCACTCTCCATTTGTCCGGGCTTTGGTCCGCGCTGAACCGATTGCCGGAAACGTTCGCATCAATCCCGGGGATGGCCTTACCTCCCCTTCGTCCTTACTTAATGGGATCGCTCTCCCGGCCCAAAACTCTTTTTGAGGAACTACAAAACCGGGATATCCTCTTGCACCACCCCTATGAGAGTTTTGAAGGGTACGTCAATTTCATTCGAGCCGCTTCGGAAGATCCGGCGGTCCTCTCGATTCAGCAGACCGTCTATCGGACAGACGCCCTCTCCCCAGTGATCGAAACGCTCAAAAATGCCGCGTCCCAGAAAAAACGGGTCCGGGTGGTGATTGAACCGCGAGCCCGATTTGATGAGATGAACAACCTCCGCCTGGCGGACGAACTCCGCAAAGCAGACGTGGAGGTGGTGTTTGGGTTGGGGCGCCTCAAAGTCCACGCTAAAGTGGCCTTGGTGACACGGAAAGAAAACGGGGAAGAACGCCTTTACACCCACTTGTCCACCGGGAACTACAACGCCGCCACCGCCCGGGCTTACGAAGATTTGGCCATCCTCACCGCTCGACCCGAAATGGGAGATGACGCTCAAATTTTTTTTGACGCTCTCGGACGGGGAGAAGTTCCAACGGGATTCAAACACATCGTCCCCGCCCCCGCCCGCCTTCACCGGGTCTTGTTGCAATTGATCGAATCCGAAATAACCGCGGCAAAGGCTGGTCGTTCCGCCTCTCTTTTTGCCAAGGTGAACGCGCTGGTCGATGAAGGAATTATTGACAGCTTGTACCGAGCCTCCCAAGCGGGGGTTCGAGTCAATTTAATGGTTCGGGGAGCCTGCTCTTTGATCCCGGGCGTCAAAGGGCTCAGCGACAACATCCGCGTTCTATCGATTGTGGATCGATTTTTGGAACACAGTCGAATTTTCTATTTCGGCGACGCGGACCGCCTGTATTTGTCCAGCGCCGATTGGATGCCCCGGAATTTTTTCTCGCGATTGGAAATTGCCTTCCCCATTTTGGACGATGCCCTCCGCCAATTCATTCGGGACGTGGTGATCCCCATTTATAGGGCGGACACCGTGAAAGCACGGGAATTGACACCGCAGGGGACGTGGCGAAAACGGTCTTCGGGATCTGGGGACCCCCTTCAAAAAAAACTTGGACTTCCGTCACCTGTGAGAGCGCAGTTTTGTTTTCAGGAACTGGCCCGCCGAGAATACAAAAACACACCCCTCTGCCGAGACAGGAGAGGATCGCTTAGCTAA
- a CDS encoding type II toxin-antitoxin system prevent-host-death family antitoxin, with the protein MAHRYKHRNPQSLWQVQEAKARFSELFRKARTEGTQRVSHRGKEVIVVMAEEAYLSLHNRKSRRGTLVDFFAHSPMAKTAIDLSRNTDDHRLVDL; encoded by the coding sequence ATGGCCCATCGGTACAAACATCGAAACCCTCAATCCCTTTGGCAAGTCCAGGAGGCTAAAGCTCGATTCAGTGAATTGTTTCGGAAAGCACGGACCGAAGGAACCCAACGGGTTTCCCATCGGGGCAAAGAGGTCATCGTCGTAATGGCGGAAGAAGCCTATCTTTCTCTCCATAACCGGAAATCACGCCGAGGAACCCTGGTGGATTTTTTTGCCCACTCCCCTATGGCGAAAACAGCGATTGATCTGAGTCGAAACACGGATGATCATCGTTTGGTCGACCTATGA